The Bacillus sp. Y1 genome has a window encoding:
- a CDS encoding DNA-3-methyladenine glycosylase family protein — MERIRIKGPYNFDQVLYRLALDPLNQIDLQERTVKVPLIVNGDKQVVKVTATGTTEEPSFELSGKTSETVIARLRGIFQWDQPLDDIHTHFRNTDLAPIFKEHVGTPLVLDFDPYNCLLKCIVHQQLNLKFAHTLTQRFVTTFGSEKDGAYFYPDPEKLASVKIEELRELQFSGRKAEYAIGVAQAIVEGILELHKLHEKSDDEIMEELVKLKGIGPWTVQNFLMFGLGRPNLFPIADIGLQNALKKLYNMDRKPTKEEMEGYKPSWEPYASYASLYLWRSIE; from the coding sequence ATGGAGAGAATACGTATAAAAGGACCATACAACTTTGATCAAGTACTATACAGACTTGCATTAGATCCATTAAATCAAATAGATCTACAGGAACGCACGGTTAAAGTTCCCCTCATCGTCAACGGAGACAAGCAAGTTGTAAAAGTAACAGCAACTGGTACAACTGAAGAGCCTTCATTTGAATTGAGTGGTAAGACTAGTGAGACTGTTATCGCTCGTTTACGGGGAATCTTCCAATGGGATCAACCTTTAGATGATATTCACACCCATTTTCGTAACACAGATTTAGCCCCGATTTTTAAAGAGCATGTGGGAACTCCTCTGGTTTTAGACTTTGATCCTTACAACTGCTTATTAAAATGCATCGTTCATCAGCAACTCAACCTGAAGTTTGCCCACACATTAACTCAGCGATTTGTCACAACCTTTGGCTCAGAAAAAGACGGAGCTTACTTTTACCCAGATCCAGAAAAATTGGCCAGTGTAAAAATTGAGGAGCTACGTGAGCTTCAATTTAGTGGCCGTAAAGCGGAATATGCGATTGGTGTGGCACAAGCGATTGTAGAGGGGATATTAGAGCTTCATAAGTTGCATGAAAAGTCAGATGATGAGATTATGGAAGAGCTCGTCAAATTAAAGGGCATCGGTCCATGGACCGTACAAAATTTCCTCATGTTTGGACTCGGTCGACCAAATCTCTTCCCAATTGCTGATATCGGTTTACAAAATGCACTCAAAAAACTATACAATATGGACCGAAAGCCGACGAAGGAAGAAATGGAAGGCTACAAACCAAGCTGGGAGCCATACGCAAGCTACGCTTCTCTTTACTTGTGGAGAAGTATCGAATAA
- a CDS encoding tyrosine-type recombinase/integrase, which produces MQETNVLAQFTEWLKQVGKSPSTVSTYQREIQKYQDWLQQYSIYLEDISQKDVQSYVSFLEQQGKSPVTIDKILGAIRTFAKFLKKPDIIIDITVVPVEKKDEIEVLTTFECDQLVREVKKDGHNRNIAIVYLLLHTGIRVSELCSLNKSDIDFERNLVLVKHNSTGEERAIPLSDEARAYLENHIELNRIEDALFVSKSNERLSERSVQYMLKKYQVNPHKLRHTFCQRLIDKGVALEIVSELAGHKDINVTKRYAKSRMKQLELEKAIQNTFSNDTLG; this is translated from the coding sequence TTGCAAGAAACTAATGTTCTAGCTCAGTTTACAGAATGGCTTAAACAAGTAGGGAAATCACCTAGCACGGTCTCAACATATCAACGTGAAATTCAAAAATATCAAGACTGGCTTCAACAATATTCGATTTATTTAGAGGACATATCACAAAAGGATGTTCAATCATATGTTTCCTTTTTAGAGCAGCAGGGGAAAAGTCCGGTAACTATTGATAAAATACTTGGAGCGATTCGTACCTTTGCAAAATTCTTAAAGAAACCTGATATCATCATTGATATAACTGTGGTTCCCGTAGAGAAAAAAGACGAAATTGAAGTGTTAACCACTTTTGAATGTGACCAACTTGTCCGTGAAGTAAAAAAGGATGGACATAATAGAAACATTGCTATTGTCTATTTATTACTTCATACGGGTATTAGAGTGTCAGAATTATGTTCTCTAAATAAGTCTGATATTGATTTCGAAAGAAATCTAGTGTTAGTAAAACATAACTCTACTGGTGAAGAAAGAGCGATACCATTATCTGATGAAGCTAGGGCTTATTTGGAAAATCATATAGAATTAAATCGTATCGAAGATGCTTTGTTTGTTTCTAAATCCAACGAACGACTTTCTGAGAGATCGGTTCAATATATGCTTAAAAAGTATCAAGTGAATCCTCACAAATTAAGGCATACTTTTTGTCAGCGGCTTATTGATAAAGGAGTTGCTTTAGAAATAGTATCTGAATTAGCAGGTCATAAAGATATTAATGTAACAAAAAGATACGCAAAATCTAGAATGAAGCAACTAGAGTTAGAAAAGGCCATTCAGAATACTTTTTCTAATGATACACTAGGTTAG